The proteins below come from a single Plantactinospora sp. KBS50 genomic window:
- the add gene encoding adenosine deaminase — translation MPPPTRQPEPDRDPAPDREAARTREPAPDREAARTRAPAPARDLRALPKAHLHVHLESAVRWSTLREIGAANGVPVPDRPGGDHDGGHDGEHDDGHGGGHDGGHARGGPAFTDFADFFARNALVRACLRTAEDFRRVAREFCADQAADGVRYVEVSFTAAAHGERLGDPDLPLAAVLAGLAEGRAETGMEYRVILDHSRRRPVNRAWSTLDLAGRYAGAGVVAVGLAGDEAYPVDPFVAVFAAARDRGLRVVHHAGEAAGPESIRRALDPGLAERIGHGIRAVDDPRLLAELAERRVPLEVCPASNVALGFAPTPAAHPLPRLLDAGLVVTLNTDIPAMVGVTLTDEYARLRTGYGCSDAEIAAIARAAAAASFAPAAVRRHLDAEIGRWLAGQPVFDGGPGKSSRRATRAVLRLAAARRPAPRRRRTDAGTPPVGHRSATAGTSPSADPASRSADGPPASAVRRTDAGRSDSLRLFAVAAHPPLSDPDRPPFGGSR, via the coding sequence GTGCCCCCGCCCACCCGCCAGCCCGAACCCGACCGCGATCCCGCACCCGACCGGGAAGCCGCACGCACCCGGGAGCCCGCACCCGACCGGGAAGCCGCACGCACCCGGGCGCCCGCACCCGCCCGCGACCTGCGGGCACTGCCCAAGGCGCACCTGCACGTGCACCTGGAGAGCGCTGTCCGCTGGTCCACGCTGCGCGAGATCGGCGCCGCGAACGGCGTACCGGTGCCGGACCGGCCGGGCGGCGACCACGACGGTGGGCACGACGGTGAGCACGACGACGGCCATGGCGGTGGGCACGACGGTGGCCACGCCCGCGGCGGGCCGGCCTTCACCGACTTCGCCGACTTCTTCGCCCGAAACGCCCTGGTCCGAGCCTGCCTGCGCACCGCCGAGGACTTCCGCCGGGTGGCCCGGGAGTTCTGCGCCGACCAGGCGGCCGACGGGGTGCGGTACGTCGAGGTGTCGTTCACCGCGGCGGCGCACGGCGAGCGGCTCGGCGACCCGGACCTGCCGCTCGCGGCCGTCCTCGCCGGGCTCGCCGAGGGCCGGGCCGAGACCGGCATGGAGTACCGGGTCATCCTCGACCACTCCCGGCGCCGACCGGTCAACCGGGCCTGGAGCACCCTCGACCTGGCCGGCCGGTACGCCGGGGCCGGGGTGGTGGCGGTCGGGCTGGCCGGCGACGAGGCGTACCCGGTGGATCCGTTCGTGGCGGTGTTCGCCGCGGCCCGGGACCGCGGGCTGCGGGTGGTGCACCACGCGGGCGAGGCGGCCGGTCCGGAGAGCATCCGCCGGGCGCTGGATCCCGGGCTGGCCGAACGGATCGGTCACGGCATCCGGGCCGTGGACGACCCCCGGCTGCTCGCCGAGCTGGCCGAGCGCCGGGTACCGCTGGAGGTCTGCCCGGCGTCCAACGTCGCGCTCGGTTTCGCCCCGACGCCCGCCGCGCACCCGCTGCCGCGGCTGCTCGACGCCGGCCTGGTGGTCACCCTGAACACCGACATTCCGGCCATGGTGGGCGTGACGCTTACCGACGAGTACGCTCGGCTGCGGACCGGGTACGGCTGCTCCGACGCCGAGATCGCCGCCATCGCCCGCGCCGCCGCGGCGGCCTCCTTCGCACCCGCGGCCGTGCGCCGCCACCTGGACGCGGAAATCGGCCGGTGGCTGGCCGGACAGCCAGTTTTCGACGGTGGACCGGGAAAATCCAGCCGACGGGCCACTCGCGCCGTCCTCCGGCTCGCCGCGGCCCGCCGACCGGCACCCCGGAGACGCCGGACGGATGCCGGGACTCCACCGGTAGGCCACCGGTCGGCCACCGCCGGGACCAGCCCCTCGGCCGACCCCGCCAGCCGGTCGGCCGATGGCCCACCGGCCAGCGCCGTTCGCCGAACGGATGCCGGACGCTCCGACTCTTTGCGCCTTTTCGCGGTGGCCGCTCACCCGCCGCTGTCCGATCCGGACCGCCCACCGTTTGGCGGATCGCGATGA
- a CDS encoding MFS transporter → MAVGLVAAFMTLLDVSIVNVAVPSIQRALDAGPNALQWVLSGYALTFGLVLVPAGRYGDARGRRNIFVFGLALFTVASAAAGMARSPEWLIAARLVQGAAAGVVNPQVAGLIQRLFAPAERGRPFGLLGATIGISTAIGPLLGGLLIQTGGTHEGWRWIFYVNIPIGIAAIAFALRLLPSRPHPGRQDLDPVGVALLGTGVLLILLPLVEIQQWSGWQKWLLVPAGLAVLAGFVGWERRYRGHRQPVFDLALFRLRSYTLGVLIALLYFAGFTAIFFVFTLYLQNGLHYSALIAGLSITPFALGAAVSSTLGGRIVNRYGRPLVACGLALVAAGLGAVVAVLHFVPGRGAPLAIAAPLAVAGLGSGLVITPNQTLTLAEVPVPQAGSAAGMLQTAQRVGAALGIAGVGSIFFSTLHRPGTGYASSFRQATLVTVGFVLVSLVIALADVRSHRTRS, encoded by the coding sequence ATGGCGGTCGGGCTCGTCGCCGCGTTCATGACCCTGCTGGACGTGAGCATCGTCAACGTGGCGGTGCCCTCCATCCAGCGGGCGCTCGACGCCGGCCCGAACGCCCTGCAGTGGGTGCTGTCGGGGTACGCGCTCACCTTCGGCCTCGTGCTGGTGCCGGCCGGCCGCTACGGCGACGCCCGGGGCCGGCGCAACATCTTCGTGTTCGGCCTGGCGCTGTTCACCGTGGCGAGCGCGGCCGCCGGAATGGCCCGGTCACCGGAGTGGCTGATCGCCGCCCGACTGGTCCAGGGCGCCGCGGCCGGCGTGGTCAACCCGCAGGTGGCCGGCCTGATCCAGCGGCTGTTCGCGCCGGCCGAGCGGGGCCGGCCGTTCGGGCTGCTGGGCGCCACCATCGGCATCTCCACGGCGATCGGCCCGCTGCTGGGCGGTCTGCTCATCCAGACCGGGGGCACCCACGAGGGCTGGCGCTGGATCTTCTACGTCAACATCCCGATCGGCATCGCCGCCATCGCCTTCGCGCTGCGGCTGCTGCCGAGCCGACCGCACCCCGGCCGGCAGGACCTCGACCCGGTCGGGGTGGCGCTGCTGGGCACGGGGGTGCTGCTCATCCTGCTGCCGCTGGTGGAGATCCAGCAGTGGTCCGGGTGGCAGAAGTGGCTGCTGGTCCCGGCCGGGCTGGCGGTGCTGGCCGGATTCGTCGGCTGGGAACGCCGCTACCGCGGGCACCGGCAGCCCGTCTTCGACCTGGCCCTGTTCCGGCTCCGCTCGTACACCCTGGGCGTGCTCATCGCGCTGCTCTACTTCGCCGGCTTCACCGCGATCTTCTTCGTCTTCACCCTCTATCTGCAGAACGGGCTGCACTACAGCGCCCTGATCGCGGGTCTCTCGATCACCCCGTTCGCGCTCGGCGCCGCGGTCTCGTCCACGCTCGGCGGGCGGATCGTCAACCGGTACGGCCGGCCGCTGGTGGCCTGCGGGCTGGCCCTGGTCGCGGCGGGGCTGGGAGCGGTGGTGGCCGTGCTGCACTTCGTCCCGGGCCGCGGCGCGCCGCTGGCGATCGCGGCGCCGCTGGCCGTGGCCGGCCTGGGCAGCGGCCTGGTGATCACGCCGAACCAGACCCTCACGCTGGCCGAGGTGCCGGTGCCACAGGCCGGCAGCGCGGCCGGGATGCTCCAGACCGCGCAGCGGGTCGGCGCCGCGCTCGGGATCGCGGGCGTGGGATCGATCTTCTTCTCCACCCTGCACCGACCGGGTACCGGCTACGCGAGTTCGTTCCGGCAGGCCACCCTCGTCACCGTCGGGTTCGTGCTGGTGTCGCTGGTCATCGCGCTGGCCGACGTCCGGTCGCACCGGACCCGCTCCTGA
- a CDS encoding geranylgeranyl reductase family protein → MDVWDVAVVGAGPAGLSAAYAAARAGARTLVLERAEHPRYKTCGGGLIGTSLAAVRERIEVPAEDRVDRMSFTLNGRRGFTRHSGGPLLTMVRRERFDDRLRAAAQRAGAQVRQRVSVRAVQQDQDGVRLRLAGGAEVTAAVVVGADGSSGITARHVGVEYEQVDLGLEVELPTPADQRERWRGRVLLDWGPLPGSYAWVFPKQDLLTVGVIASRGDGEATRRYLTDFVDRLGLAGVQPAHDSGHLTRCRTAGSPLHRGRVLVAGDAAGLLEPWSREGISFALRSGALAGAAAAAGDPQRYVAEVGAELVPEMRAGHRLLAAFSRRPSAFHAVVATPPGWRLFGRFCRGETSFAGVVDRFPVRTALALLARSRTAAPAVPA, encoded by the coding sequence GTGGACGTATGGGATGTCGCGGTGGTCGGCGCCGGCCCGGCGGGGCTGTCCGCCGCGTACGCGGCGGCCCGCGCCGGAGCCCGCACCCTGGTGCTGGAACGGGCGGAGCATCCGCGCTACAAGACCTGCGGCGGCGGGTTGATCGGCACCTCGCTGGCGGCGGTCCGGGAACGCATCGAGGTGCCCGCCGAGGACCGGGTGGACCGGATGTCGTTCACCCTGAACGGGCGGCGCGGCTTCACCCGGCACTCCGGCGGGCCGCTGTTGACCATGGTGCGCCGGGAGCGGTTCGACGACCGGCTGCGCGCCGCCGCGCAGCGGGCCGGCGCGCAGGTCCGGCAGCGGGTGTCGGTCCGGGCCGTCCAGCAGGACCAGGACGGCGTACGGCTGCGGCTCGCCGGCGGCGCGGAGGTGACCGCGGCGGTCGTGGTGGGCGCGGACGGCTCGTCCGGGATCACGGCCCGGCACGTGGGCGTCGAGTACGAGCAGGTGGACCTGGGGCTGGAGGTGGAACTGCCCACCCCGGCCGACCAGCGGGAGCGCTGGCGGGGCCGGGTGCTGCTGGACTGGGGTCCGCTGCCCGGCTCGTATGCCTGGGTGTTCCCGAAGCAGGACCTGCTCACCGTCGGTGTGATCGCCAGCCGGGGCGACGGCGAGGCCACCCGGCGCTACCTCACCGACTTCGTCGACCGGCTCGGGCTGGCCGGCGTGCAACCCGCGCACGACTCCGGCCACCTCACCCGGTGCCGCACCGCCGGCTCGCCGCTGCACCGCGGCCGGGTGCTGGTGGCCGGGGATGCGGCCGGGCTGCTGGAACCGTGGAGCCGGGAGGGGATCAGCTTCGCGCTGCGCTCCGGCGCCCTGGCCGGTGCGGCGGCCGCCGCCGGCGACCCGCAGCGGTACGTCGCCGAGGTGGGCGCCGAACTGGTGCCCGAGATGCGCGCCGGCCATCGGCTGCTGGCCGCGTTCAGCCGCCGTCCGAGCGCCTTTCACGCGGTGGTGGCCACCCCGCCGGGATGGCGGCTGTTCGGCCGGTTCTGCCGTGGCGAGACGTCGTTCGCCGGGGTGGTCGACCGGTTCCCGGTGCGCACCGCGCTCGCCCTGCTGGCCCGATCGCGGACCGCCGCACCCGCCGTGCCGGCCTGA
- a CDS encoding glycogen debranching N-terminal domain-containing protein — translation MNEDASHDYVSILDGNSFLLSDRRGDVCLTDEMPTGLFSFDTCFLSRWELTVNGESLQPLSVDDLQHFEARFFLVPGAATHYVDAKVSVIRHRWIGGSFDEEVTVLNHSEEPVGLTVRMEMASDFSDLVYWRADRFAQPQGTVQVCVQERSLRIVYERETFRRETVVSSTVPGRIDEHGMTFDIRIDPHGSWVTGLHVDTLVQGSRGRDIRASLDAYRNRPAPGMRAELDRWLAEAPKMTSNPSDPEHVYRRSLVDLAALRYSTLSVPQRVPAAGLPWSMTLFGRDSILTCLQTLGFTPELAPATLRALANARGAHLDDFRDEEPGKIIYAMRYGESAAFEDQPQSPYYGAADSTPLFVVLLDEYERWSGDVELVRELEFEAREALRWIDEYADLMGNGYVWYERRNTRNGLENQCWKDSWDSISYHDGRLPGFPRATCELQGYAYDAKMRGARLARLVWGDPEWADRLEAEAAALKERFNRDFWVADGEYYAIALDAEGGQVDCLSSNMGHLLWSGIVTPERAPMVAAHLMSDRLFSGWGVRTLAEGEGRYNPIGFHTGSVWPFDNSFIAWGLRRYGFAEEAARVADGIIDAAEYFHGRLPSAFGGYPRSTTRYPVQHPMSCSPQSCASAAPLLLLRTMLGLEPHDDHLAVDPALPVGMGRIELLDIPGRWGRVDAFARGRLPVKS, via the coding sequence GTGAACGAGGACGCCAGCCACGACTACGTCAGCATCCTGGACGGCAACAGCTTCCTGCTCAGCGACCGTCGCGGCGATGTCTGCCTGACCGACGAGATGCCGACCGGCCTGTTCAGCTTCGACACCTGTTTCCTGTCCCGGTGGGAGCTGACCGTGAACGGGGAGAGCCTCCAGCCGCTGTCGGTGGACGACCTCCAGCACTTCGAGGCCAGGTTCTTCCTGGTGCCGGGGGCCGCCACGCACTACGTCGACGCGAAGGTCTCGGTGATCCGGCACCGCTGGATCGGGGGCAGCTTCGACGAGGAGGTGACGGTGCTCAACCATTCCGAGGAGCCCGTCGGGCTGACCGTGCGGATGGAGATGGCCAGCGACTTCAGCGACCTGGTGTACTGGCGCGCGGACCGGTTCGCGCAGCCGCAGGGCACGGTCCAGGTCTGCGTGCAGGAGCGCAGCCTGCGGATCGTCTACGAGCGGGAGACGTTCCGCCGGGAGACGGTGGTGTCCTCGACCGTGCCGGGCCGGATCGACGAGCACGGGATGACGTTCGACATCCGGATCGACCCGCACGGTAGCTGGGTGACCGGGTTGCACGTGGACACCCTCGTGCAGGGTTCGCGGGGCCGGGACATCCGCGCGAGCCTGGACGCGTACCGCAACCGGCCGGCGCCGGGAATGCGAGCCGAGCTGGACCGCTGGTTGGCCGAGGCGCCGAAGATGACCAGCAACCCGTCCGACCCGGAACACGTCTACCGGCGCAGCCTGGTGGACCTCGCGGCGCTGCGGTATTCGACGCTCTCCGTTCCCCAGCGGGTGCCGGCGGCCGGGCTGCCGTGGTCGATGACGTTGTTCGGCCGGGACAGCATCCTGACCTGCCTGCAGACGCTCGGCTTCACCCCCGAGTTGGCCCCCGCGACGCTGCGGGCGCTGGCCAACGCCCGCGGCGCCCACCTGGACGACTTCCGGGACGAGGAGCCCGGGAAGATCATCTACGCGATGCGGTACGGCGAGAGCGCCGCGTTCGAGGACCAGCCGCAGTCCCCCTACTACGGTGCGGCGGACAGTACGCCGTTGTTCGTGGTGTTGCTGGATGAGTACGAGCGGTGGAGTGGTGACGTCGAGTTGGTGCGGGAGTTGGAGTTCGAGGCGCGGGAGGCGTTGCGGTGGATTGACGAGTACGCGGATCTGATGGGTAACGGGTACGTGTGGTACGAGCGGCGGAACACGCGTAACGGGTTGGAGAACCAGTGTTGGAAGGATTCGTGGGACTCGATTTCGTATCACGATGGGCGGTTGCCGGGGTTTCCGCGGGCGACGTGTGAGTTGCAGGGGTATGCGTACGACGCGAAGATGCGGGGTGCGCGGTTGGCCCGGTTGGTGTGGGGGGATCCGGAGTGGGCGGATCGGTTGGAGGCTGAGGCGGCGGCGTTGAAGGAGCGGTTCAACCGGGATTTCTGGGTGGCCGACGGGGAGTATTACGCGATCGCGTTGGATGCCGAGGGTGGGCAGGTGGACTGCCTGTCGTCGAATATGGGGCATCTGTTGTGGAGTGGGATCGTGACGCCGGAGCGGGCGCCGATGGTGGCGGCGCATCTGATGAGTGACAGGTTGTTTTCGGGGTGGGGGGTGCGGACCCTGGCCGAGGGGGAGGGCCGGTACAACCCGATCGGGTTCCACACGGGCTCGGTGTGGCCGTTCGACAACTCGTTCATCGCGTGGGGGTTGCGGCGGTACGGGTTCGCGGAGGAGGCCGCGCGGGTGGCCGACGGCATCATCGACGCGGCGGAGTACTTCCACGGCCGGCTGCCGTCCGCCTTCGGCGGCTATCCGCGGTCGACCACCCGGTATCCGGTCCAGCATCCCATGTCCTGCAGCCCGCAGTCCTGTGCCAGCGCGGCGCCGCTGCTGCTGTTGCGCACGATGCTCGGGCTGGAGCCGCACGACGACCACCTGGCGGTGGACCCGGCGCTGCCGGTCGGCATGGGCCGGATCGAACTGCTCGACATCCCCGGCCGGTGGGGCCGGGTGGACGCCTTCGCCCGCGGCCGGCTGCCGGTCAAGAGCTGA
- a CDS encoding SCP2 sterol-binding domain-containing protein, producing MTDPIAAFFARLDATAPPVPPKYHGSVRFDLAGDDGTEHWGLIFDNGRVRLFRSDQDADCVVRTSRQLFEGLTSGQGGIYAALLRNRISVEGDLTLLTAIRMLLPGPPSAHHPVEWARSHRLRRDGEAQREPAMASRAESAGPARPAGPAGPAGPASPPAATERWIP from the coding sequence ATGACCGACCCCATCGCCGCGTTCTTCGCCCGGCTGGATGCGACCGCCCCGCCGGTGCCGCCGAAGTACCACGGCAGCGTGCGGTTCGACCTGGCCGGCGACGACGGGACGGAGCACTGGGGGCTGATCTTCGACAACGGCCGGGTGCGGTTGTTCCGCAGCGACCAGGACGCCGACTGCGTGGTCCGCACCAGCCGGCAGCTGTTCGAGGGACTCACCAGCGGCCAGGGCGGGATCTACGCCGCGCTGCTGCGCAACCGGATCAGCGTCGAGGGCGATCTCACGCTGCTCACCGCGATCCGCATGCTGCTGCCGGGGCCGCCCAGCGCGCATCACCCCGTCGAATGGGCACGGTCGCATCGACTGCGCAGGGATGGCGAAGCGCAGCGCGAACCAGCGATGGCCTCCCGCGCGGAGTCGGCCGGCCCGGCCCGCCCCGCCGGTCCCGCCGGCCCCGCCGGTCCCGCCAGCCCTCCGGCCGCGACCGAAAGGTGGATCCCGTGA
- a CDS encoding DUF3152 domain-containing protein: protein MVIPQNDRTKPRRRRFRTGPTLRKILPALVAGIVVVAGWIGVPPGPPGPEGGATRPAGEPAASGPTALPYGPVAAPPAGPAASPVPPWTTALAGPLPPGLVAGQGTARRPAEGEADGSGASAGTAVPADGTPEVTYPRDGQRRWAATPGSGAVAGSRGRLLRYRVLVERGIAVSPPDFAAEVTRILADPRGWTGAGRWRLQRVGPGARYDFTIYLATPVTRGKLCHSSDRYTSCRYGDAVVLNVARWAHGVPHYGASLAAYREYLVTHEVGHRLGHGHERCPGRGRPAPVMQQQTLGLHGCLANAWPMVDGRRYDGPAGAYADPIPRG, encoded by the coding sequence ATGGTGATCCCGCAGAACGACCGGACCAAACCTCGGCGCCGCCGGTTCCGCACCGGCCCGACCCTCCGCAAGATCCTCCCGGCCCTCGTCGCCGGCATCGTGGTGGTGGCCGGCTGGATCGGCGTCCCACCCGGGCCGCCCGGACCGGAGGGCGGCGCGACACGGCCGGCGGGGGAACCGGCGGCGTCCGGCCCGACCGCGCTCCCGTACGGCCCGGTCGCCGCACCCCCGGCGGGGCCGGCGGCGTCGCCCGTCCCGCCGTGGACGACGGCGCTGGCCGGACCGCTGCCGCCGGGTCTGGTCGCCGGTCAGGGCACCGCGCGGCGCCCTGCGGAGGGGGAGGCCGACGGCTCCGGGGCATCGGCCGGTACGGCCGTGCCCGCCGACGGGACGCCGGAGGTCACGTACCCGCGGGACGGCCAGCGGCGCTGGGCGGCGACCCCCGGGTCGGGCGCGGTCGCCGGGTCCCGGGGCCGGCTGCTGCGGTACCGGGTGCTGGTGGAGCGCGGCATCGCGGTGTCGCCGCCGGACTTCGCCGCCGAGGTCACCCGGATCCTCGCCGATCCCCGGGGCTGGACCGGCGCCGGCCGGTGGCGGCTGCAACGCGTCGGCCCCGGCGCCCGGTACGACTTCACGATCTACCTGGCCACGCCGGTCACCCGGGGAAAGCTCTGCCACAGCTCCGACCGGTACACGTCCTGCCGGTACGGCGACGCCGTGGTGCTCAACGTCGCCCGGTGGGCGCACGGCGTGCCCCACTACGGCGCCTCGCTGGCCGCGTACCGGGAGTATCTGGTCACGCACGAGGTGGGGCACCGGCTGGGCCACGGGCACGAGCGGTGCCCGGGTCGTGGCCGGCCGGCCCCGGTGATGCAGCAGCAGACGCTCGGGCTGCACGGTTGCCTGGCCAACGCCTGGCCGATGGTGGACGGGCGGCGCTACGACGGCCCGGCCGGGGCGTACGCCGATCCGATCCCGCGTGGCTGA
- a CDS encoding helix-turn-helix transcriptional regulator, which translates to MTDGGSSVPRRQLGRYLRAAREQAGISLEMAARELEVSRATMYRIEGGGTAVRKADVVAMCTHYGVPAEMTTALVALAAETKAKGWWHAYGDAIPSWFELYVGLEAAASRLRHWEPASLPGLLQTREYAEELLRSNPAMPPTEVGRLVEVRVERRNILGRRSPPPPRLEVILDEVVLRRQCSAMAAQLAHLQDRIGDGSAVVRVVPIRAAGLSYALTGGGFVILDFPTNGIRTAEPTTVYSESLTGALYLDKPAEVAAYAKVWQALEGLALDPPRSADLIAAIRRET; encoded by the coding sequence GTGACCGACGGCGGATCCTCGGTGCCCCGCAGACAGTTGGGCCGCTACCTGCGCGCGGCACGGGAACAGGCGGGCATCTCGCTGGAGATGGCGGCGCGGGAACTGGAGGTGTCCCGGGCGACGATGTACCGCATCGAGGGCGGCGGCACCGCCGTCCGCAAGGCGGACGTGGTCGCCATGTGTACGCACTACGGCGTGCCCGCGGAGATGACCACCGCGCTCGTGGCGCTGGCGGCCGAGACGAAGGCCAAGGGCTGGTGGCACGCCTACGGCGACGCCATCCCGTCGTGGTTCGAGCTGTACGTCGGGCTGGAGGCCGCCGCGTCGCGGCTACGCCACTGGGAGCCGGCGTCCCTGCCGGGACTGCTCCAGACCCGGGAGTACGCCGAGGAACTGCTGCGGTCCAACCCCGCGATGCCGCCGACGGAGGTCGGCCGGTTGGTCGAGGTCCGCGTGGAACGCCGGAACATCCTTGGCAGGAGGTCGCCGCCGCCCCCGCGGCTGGAGGTCATCCTGGATGAGGTGGTGCTGCGCCGGCAGTGCTCGGCGATGGCGGCGCAGCTCGCCCATCTCCAGGACCGCATCGGGGACGGGTCCGCCGTCGTCCGCGTGGTGCCGATCCGGGCGGCCGGCCTGAGCTACGCGCTCACCGGAGGCGGCTTCGTCATCCTCGACTTCCCGACCAACGGCATCCGGACGGCCGAGCCGACAACCGTCTACAGTGAGTCGCTGACCGGCGCGCTGTACCTCGACAAGCCCGCCGAGGTGGCGGCGTACGCTAAGGTGTGGCAGGCGTTGGAGGGGCTGGCCCTCGACCCGCCCCGATCGGCCGACCTGATCGCAGCGATCCGCAGGGAGACGTGA
- a CDS encoding DUF397 domain-containing protein, with protein sequence MSDLIDARWRKSSRSNGSGGQCVEVADNLPGVVLVRDSKDRDGGTLTLRPAPWQGFVELAKRIGPVG encoded by the coding sequence ATGAGTGACCTGATCGACGCTCGGTGGCGCAAGTCGAGCCGCAGCAACGGGTCGGGCGGCCAGTGCGTCGAGGTCGCCGACAATCTGCCGGGCGTCGTCCTGGTGCGGGACAGCAAGGACCGCGACGGCGGCACGCTGACCCTCCGGCCCGCCCCGTGGCAGGGCTTCGTCGAGCTGGCGAAGCGGATCGGCCCGGTCGGCTGA
- a CDS encoding serine hydrolase domain-containing protein, producing MIDHRNALVDRVRTAVDDLAAADPAGGLQVAAYLHGEPILALCAGVADPDTGRPLTAGTPIFSCSVGKGLAATVVHVLAERGVLDYDLRLAEVWPGFDRNGKQDITLAHVLTHTAGLPELPAGSTVRDLTDRDRMCAALAAATPVWEPGTRQGYHVWTYGWLVGEVVRRVTGRSIGTELAERLISPERLRRVSAVAVTGPDWTFGGEVTRTLGYGVEGRMFGYDGLGGSIAGAAADLGLSFAATRNIVAFGDGDPLERLRALVLDAVSAAG from the coding sequence ATGATCGACCACCGGAACGCCCTCGTCGACCGGGTGCGCACGGCCGTCGACGATCTCGCCGCCGCCGACCCGGCCGGCGGCCTCCAGGTCGCCGCCTACCTGCACGGCGAACCGATCCTGGCGCTGTGCGCGGGAGTGGCCGATCCGGACACCGGCCGGCCCCTCACCGCCGGCACCCCGATCTTCAGCTGCAGCGTGGGTAAGGGGCTGGCGGCCACCGTGGTGCACGTCCTGGCCGAGCGGGGCGTTCTCGACTACGACCTGCGGCTGGCCGAGGTCTGGCCCGGATTCGACCGCAACGGCAAGCAGGACATCACCCTCGCGCACGTCCTCACGCACACCGCCGGCCTGCCGGAGCTACCCGCCGGCAGCACGGTGCGGGACCTGACCGACCGGGACCGGATGTGCGCGGCCCTCGCCGCCGCCACGCCGGTCTGGGAACCGGGCACCCGGCAGGGCTACCACGTCTGGACGTACGGCTGGCTGGTCGGCGAGGTGGTCCGGCGGGTCACCGGGCGCAGCATCGGCACCGAGCTGGCCGAGCGGCTGATCTCGCCGGAACGGCTCCGCCGGGTCTCCGCGGTCGCCGTGACCGGGCCGGACTGGACCTTCGGCGGGGAGGTCACCCGGACGCTCGGCTACGGCGTCGAGGGGCGGATGTTCGGCTACGACGGGCTCGGCGGCAGCATCGCGGGCGCCGCCGCCGACCTCGGGCTCTCGTTCGCGGCCACCCGGAACATCGTCGCGTTCGGCGACGGCGATCCCCTCGAACGGCTGCGCGCCCTGGTGCTCGACGCGGTCAGCGCGGCCGGCTGA